The following are from one region of the Methanospirillum hungatei genome:
- a CDS encoding type II toxin-antitoxin system RelE family toxin, translating to MTRILNKIDSIVEDPHHFLESCEGYPYYHQRVGNYRIIHDLNDRDRIIEVLKIGLRKNVYDR from the coding sequence ATGACCCGGATTCTTAATAAAATAGATTCGATTGTAGAAGACCCACATCATTTTCTGGAATCGTGTGAGGGGTACCCGTATTATCATCAACGAGTGGGCAATTACCGGATTATACACGACCTTAATGATAGAGACCGGATAATTGAGGTTTTAAAAATCGGTCTTCGGAAAAATGTATATGACCGATAA